Within Nitrosopumilus sp., the genomic segment ATTTGGATTAGACATTATCACTGCAAGTGTAATTTTAGCCATTATGATTATTCCTACTGTTTCTGCGGTTTCACGAGAAATCATGAAAGCAGTTCCTCAACAACAAAAAGAAGCAGCATACATGTTAGGAGCAACAAAATGGGAAATGTTTAGACTTGCTGTATTTCCATATTCTAAAACTGGTTTAATTGGTGCATCAATACTTGGATTGGGAAGAGCTGTTGGTGAAACTATGGCAGTAACTATGTTAATTGGAAATGCAACTGGCATTGCAGCAATCCCATCATCTTTTTTCAAACCAAGTCAAACCATGTCAAGTATTATTGCAAATGAATTTGTTGAAGCGTCACCTGCATCATTACATCTTCCAGCATTAATTGGAGTTGCATTAGTTTTGTTGTTAATAGCAATAGTGATCAATGTAGTTGCACATATTCTTGTTACTAGAATGCTCAAAGTTAAAGAAGGTGCAATCAATAATTGACCACAACACAAGAACGTCGACAGGAATATCGAGCTTTATTCAAATCAAACGTAGAAAAAAGATTACTTGTAGATAAAGCTGTTAGAATAATTGTATTTGCTTGTGTAATAATTGCAATAATTCCACTAGGGAGTATCTTAGTTGAAGTTTTCAAAAATGGTGCTGCAGCATTAAGTTATGAATTTCTAACTGAAACCCCTGGCGCGATTGGTTCCGGTGAAGGAGGAATTGGACCTGCAATTCAAGGAACTCTGATAATAATTGGGTTATCTAGTTTGATTGGAGTTCCAATTGGCGTGATGTCTGGTATCTATCTATCTGAATATGGGGACAATAAGCTTGCCAAATCCATTAGATTCTTCAATGATGTCTTTATGGAGTTTCCCTCTATTGTACTTGGAATCTTTGCGTTTTTGATGATCGTTTTGATTTTAGGTCATTTTTCAGTTTGGGCTGGTGCTTTTGCATTGTCTTTGATTATGTTTCCAATTGTTGCACGTACTACAGAAGAATCTCTAAAGATGGTTCCTGTAACTTATCGGGAAGCTGGAACTGCATTAGGCTTAAAAAAATGGGTAATTACGTTTAGAATTGTAATTTCTGCTGCCAAAAATGGTATGATAACTGGAATTTTACTTTCTGTTTCTAGAATCGGTGGAGAAACTGCACCATTGATCATGACTATTCTTGGAAGTAGTCAATTCTTTAGCAGCATGGATGTTCCAATGGATGCATTGCCTTTGCGAATTTGGAGATTATCTTTACTACCATATGATAGTGCACAACTCCAAGGATGGGGCTCTGCTTTGGTTTTGATAATAATCATTCTAGGAATTAATTTGGGAATACGATATTACTTTGCAAATAAAAGAGGTCATGGATTGATCGGGAGATTAATTAAACAAGGAGTGTCTAAACAAAAATGACTGCATTAAGTATGCCCCCACAAAACATTACAACTTCTAATGATATTTCTTCTTCTACACCTGAAGTTGAAAAGAAATACAAAATGATTGCTGAAGATGTTACAATTCGTTATGGTGATTTTATTGGAGTAAAGAACATCACAATGAAATTTCCAGAAAAATCTGTTACAGCTTTAATTGGCCCTTCTGGATGTGGAAAGACTACTTTTCTTAGATGTCTAAACCGAATGCATGATATGACAAAAAATGCATCAGTTACAGGAAAAGTAATGATTGATGATATTGATCTTTATGATAAATCCATTGATCCTATTTACCATAGAAGAAAAGTTGGAATGGTATTCCAAAAACCAAATCCTTTTCCAACTATGTCTATTTATGATAATGTAGTTGCTGGTCTAAAACTAAATGGTGTAAGAGATAAAAAAATTCTTGATGAAATTGTAGAAGATTCATTGAAAATGGCATATCTTTGGGACGAAGTTAAAGATGATTTAAAAAAATCTGCTATAGAATTGTCTGGAGGCCAACAACAACGACTTTGTATTGCACGAGCATTGGCAATTCAGCCAGAAGTATTGTTGATGGATGAACCTGCATCAGCACTTGATCCTATTGCCACACAAAAAATTGAAGAAACAATAACAGAATTAAAAAAAGATTACACGATAATTATAGTCACTCACAACATGCAACAGGCAGTTAGAGTATCTGATTATACTGGATTTATGTATCTTGGAGATTTAATTGAATTTAGAGAGACAAAAAAACTATTCACTGATCCAAAAAATGAATTAACTGCAAAATATGTCCAGGGCCAATTTGGATAATGACTAGATTAATCGATCCTTCACTTGAAAAACTATCTCAAATAATGTCTGAGATGGGTGACATGGCCATAGAATGTGTTTCACTTGCAGTTGATACGTATCTTGAAGGAAAAGATAATCACAATGAAGTTTATGAATTATCTGACTCAATTCGTAACAAGTACTTTGAAGTAGAAGATTTAATTTTTGATATGTTGTTAAAATATCAACCTGTTGCTGATGATTTTAGAATGATTCGCTCTTCAACTGAAATATCTTATGCATTTTCAAGATTTGGAAGATATGCTTATGATATAACTGAAGTAAGAGACTTGTTTGGAGATATTTCTGAATGTACAAATGCATCATTGCTTGAAATTACAAAAAAAGTAAAACACATGATAAAAGAAGCTGTTCTCTCTTTTGCACAACTAGATGTTAGAAAAGCTGTAAAAATTCAAGAAGATGAAGCATTCATTGATAAAATGTACAAAGAAAGATTGCCCAAACTTATTGAATCAAATAATACCAAATGTGCTTTAGCTGAAGCATTACTCTTACGTTATCTTGAGAGGATTGGAGATCATGCAGTTTTCATGAGTGATGCTATCAACTATATTGTTACAGGAAAACACAAACCTAGTGAAAAAAGAATTGCATCTCACACTGATTATTCTTAATCAAAATCCGTGAAATTCAGACCATTGATGCTCTAATTTGTAAATTATCTTCCAAGCTAATCTGTCTATGTTGACGCTAGGCTCAGCAGTAACCATAATCACATACTTTCCAATTGGAAAACTCATCATGACTACATTTTCTCTTCTTGAAGATGAATATTTCACTCTGCCTAAACTTGCATCAAATCCTTGTCGATTTCCTACTCTATGTGCTAATTCTTGATACATTTGTTTTCTTCTTGCATCATTTTCAAAAGGAACTACATCTTCTCTAAAATCTCCTACAATCAATTCTCCTGAACTATCAATTAATCCACAAAATCGAATTTCTGGCTCAGTCAAAATATCTTTAATGTTCTTTTTAATTTCTTCAATAGGAAATTGTTTGTCTGCCATATAATGAAAACATCTTCATTATATTTAACGGAATTTGATTTATCTTAAATGGGATTTTAATTTAAAAATTAAATGATTAGAGTTTATCACTAAATCTAGATTTGAATTTGTCCACTCTATTTTGAGTATGATACTCATCAGGATATGAGTTTCTATGTGATCTTTTTCTCATCTCCTCTTCATGCTCTTTTCGTGCATGATGAAGCCTGTCTTTTTCATGAATGAATTCTTTGCCACATTTTTGACATTTTACAATAGTTTTATGATGTTCATGTCTGACATGTACAACTAAATCTTCGTGATTCGAAAATTTTGCATCACATTGAATACAATTATTTTTTTTACTAAACGGATTTTTCAAATTTATACAAAAATATAAGACAATATCTTACAAATAATCTCAAATGATCAATTTCTTAATTGAGAATCAATTTTACTCTTAATATGGGATGATTTTAGGTTTTTTTCATGGATCTTAACAAAATTCTAGTACCAATTGATGGTTCAAAAAAATCCTTTGAAGCCCTAGATAGAGCATTAACTCTTGCAGGATTTACTCATGGTCAGGTAACTGGTATTCATGTAATACCTCATGTAGTTGATGGGGGACCAAGAACAAAGGCATTTGATAAACAACTAGAAGACGATGCAAAAATAATCCTAAAAAAAGCAGAAAAACGTGCAGGAAACAAGAATGTAAAATTCACCACAAAAATCCTTAGAGGCTCTCCTGGGCATGTAACACTACATACTGCCAAAACCGGAAAATTTGATCATATAGTAATGAGTACAACTGGTTCTGGTTCTGCAACAAAGGACATGATAGGAAGTGTATCAAATCATGTTCTTCAAAAATCCAAAATCCCTGTATATCTAATCAAGTAGTTTGGAGAACTGAATTGTCTGATTTAATTTCTATTTTACAAAAACCAATTACCATTGAAAAAAATGCCTCTCTTAGTCATGCGATTTCAGAACTACTAAAAAATA encodes:
- the pstA gene encoding phosphate ABC transporter permease PstA; amino-acid sequence: MTTTQERRQEYRALFKSNVEKRLLVDKAVRIIVFACVIIAIIPLGSILVEVFKNGAAALSYEFLTETPGAIGSGEGGIGPAIQGTLIIIGLSSLIGVPIGVMSGIYLSEYGDNKLAKSIRFFNDVFMEFPSIVLGIFAFLMIVLILGHFSVWAGAFALSLIMFPIVARTTEESLKMVPVTYREAGTALGLKKWVITFRIVISAAKNGMITGILLSVSRIGGETAPLIMTILGSSQFFSSMDVPMDALPLRIWRLSLLPYDSAQLQGWGSALVLIIIILGINLGIRYYFANKRGHGLIGRLIKQGVSKQK
- the pstB gene encoding phosphate ABC transporter ATP-binding protein PstB; this translates as MIAEDVTIRYGDFIGVKNITMKFPEKSVTALIGPSGCGKTTFLRCLNRMHDMTKNASVTGKVMIDDIDLYDKSIDPIYHRRKVGMVFQKPNPFPTMSIYDNVVAGLKLNGVRDKKILDEIVEDSLKMAYLWDEVKDDLKKSAIELSGGQQQRLCIARALAIQPEVLLMDEPASALDPIATQKIEETITELKKDYTIIIVTHNMQQAVRVSDYTGFMYLGDLIEFRETKKLFTDPKNELTAKYVQGQFG
- a CDS encoding PhoU domain-containing protein, which gives rise to MTRLIDPSLEKLSQIMSEMGDMAIECVSLAVDTYLEGKDNHNEVYELSDSIRNKYFEVEDLIFDMLLKYQPVADDFRMIRSSTEISYAFSRFGRYAYDITEVRDLFGDISECTNASLLEITKKVKHMIKEAVLSFAQLDVRKAVKIQEDEAFIDKMYKERLPKLIESNNTKCALAEALLLRYLERIGDHAVFMSDAINYIVTGKHKPSEKRIASHTDYS
- a CDS encoding DUF6659 family protein; protein product: MADKQFPIEEIKKNIKDILTEPEIRFCGLIDSSGELIVGDFREDVVPFENDARRKQMYQELAHRVGNRQGFDASLGRVKYSSSRRENVVMMSFPIGKYVIMVTAEPSVNIDRLAWKIIYKLEHQWSEFHGF
- a CDS encoding universal stress protein: MDLNKILVPIDGSKKSFEALDRALTLAGFTHGQVTGIHVIPHVVDGGPRTKAFDKQLEDDAKIILKKAEKRAGNKNVKFTTKILRGSPGHVTLHTAKTGKFDHIVMSTTGSGSATKDMIGSVSNHVLQKSKIPVYLIK